A genomic stretch from Penicillium digitatum chromosome 4, complete sequence includes:
- a CDS encoding Mismatch-specific thymine-DNA glycosylase, putative, with product MPPFTGIQAKVEEDEVILETVEDVPVNKITSFNGKLQQYLHSGTTAHQGPSTSRATISQRRINAAETGNKPHVTGHQAKAIISSPRRKRTVSRSTESDSTTTLLRTTRSQSILTTTPPSPNKRKRRSVTPNPPQTLPIAGPSATESLLRDTIPPNLILLLVGVNPGIMTGITGPADTYKLPALYNVGNTNIVERPTRDASMLSRAEMDAGVPVLEAKIAAQRPEVVGLVGKSIWEAVWRVKHGRGIRKEEFRYGWQAEVENMGRGDGWAGAPVFVATTTSGLAAGMKPAEKEAVWAELGSWVVKRRGERGH from the exons ATGCCTCCGTTTACAGGAATTCAAGCCAAAGTCGAGGAAGACGAGGTCATCCTTGAAACAGTGGAGGATGTTCCAGTCAACAAAATTACCAGCTTCAATGGAAAGCTGCAACAATACCTGCATAGTGGAACCACAGCGCATCAAGGCCCAAGTACCTCGAGAGCCACTATATCGCAACGCCGCATAAACGCCGCCGAGACCGGAAATAAACCACACGTTACCGGACATCAAGCAAAAGCCATCATATCCAGTCCAAGGCGCAAGAGAACAGTCTCACGGTCAACAGAGTCCGACAGCACAACGACTCTCCTGCGCACCACCCGCTCACAGTCAATTTTAACGACGACGCCCCCATCCCCAAACAAACGCAAACGCAGATCAGTAACCCCCAATCCCCCACAAACACTGCCAATCGCCGGCCCATCAGCGACAGAGTCCCTCCTCCGTGACACAATCCCCCCGAATCTGATCCTCCTACTCGTGGGTGTGAATCCGGGAATAATGACAGGGATAACGGG ACCGGCCGACACATACAAGCTTCCTGCGTTGTACAATGTAGGCAACACAAACATTGTGGAGCGGCCGACGCGTGACGCGAGCATGCTCAGCCGCGCGGAGATGGATGCCGGTGTTCCTGTGCTCGAGGCTAAGATTGCCGCACAGAGGCCTGAGGTTGTTGGTCTTGTCGGGAAGAGCATTTGGGAGGCTGTTTGGCGGGTCAAACATGGGAGAGGCATTCGGAAGGAGGAGTTCCGGTATGGGTGGCAGGCGGAGGTAGAGAATATGGGTCGTGGGGACGGTTGGGCTGGTGCGCCTGTTTTTGTTGCCACAACTACTAGTGGGCTTGCGGCAGGGATGAAACCTGCGGAGAAGGAGGCTGTTTGGGCTGAGTTGGGGAGTTGGGTTGTGAAGAGGAGGGGGGAAAGGGGACATTGA
- a CDS encoding Dbl homology (DH) domain → MKFDPVVLSSRLGPPLLSPCHRNLSPIFYWAGSPFKTMAEQDEKNLEKQTLLDDESEEKIESSGRVSPTEKSTSRPFKKWMDSFRGRKHESPIFRRRFVEGWSDSSSHGSQGHQSSASDSSQLGTVKTTTASIGSQSLIRSRTTIQSATNQSMQYDVRHSGDSSRPTSSQHADEAAEIRATRRRHILQELVETESDYVLGLKALIGILTIFDTRREIYDNIQEILGIHEFFLTQLQTASPMSVPQAQQAGVSELTARGITKRIGSIDLGSLKNLQQRSLRTRSLKASVNRRLMALTAEPTEGLEVARELGKLAISFPAYDKFCSNYELLTQDVALLRRSIANWTIYDQGIEALSKSVASTERRRQEDNKSMTLNDMLIKPIQRLCKYPLVLQDLLRSTPVSDCPSSHDGIQQVLDSIRVLVARINLVAGNPINKDRIDKTITLQGRVDISKSHVLQSIYKDLGPLVMCGVLHITYQTAETTHGEFMVCVLFERYLLFAKGTDDQRRLEAVACVYLDNLKIDSLQNGRGLYSYGCIFSWKLLFENQGENYEFVLSASSAAEEKQWNTEILKVSAALVEMGHPKAWEPRKHSFLAIRLLPLDHVQYTVSSMARRSSMDSTAISRKSRAQQVVIKKTHYPRHTEEPVAQAEGEIERPKTSADHSALTLTARRIDRIRLERLISDVYTEDLLPSPGMVLGRGDLFRRGPLMRRLSLHPGFTKRSSSVGTFHSRRRSTDIRSDRENEGMDKEAVDGSEIGENKGEDKNVESELPRTPTTPRRSKTFLFRGSPKNPASSVSSPRSDKRRSQDGSAESSPSSKKWSSPQKWSSKNLFSALAPKKVKTTRSHAE, encoded by the exons ATGAAGTTCGATCCCGTTGTTTTGAGCAGCCGGTTAGGTCCGCCTCTTCTTTCTCCATGCCACCGGAACCTTAGTCCTATATTCTATTGGGCGGGGTCGCCGTTTAAGACCATGGCGGAGCAAGATGAAAAAAACTTGGAGAAACAAACCCTGCTGGATGATGAATCCGAAGAGAAAATTGAGAGTAGCGGCAGAGTGAGTCCGACCGAGAAGTCAACTTCTCGTCCATTCAAGAAATGGATGGACAGTTTTCGAGGACGGAAACACGAGTCTCCCATATTTCGACGGCGGTTTGTGGAGGGCTGGTCAGATTCATCTTCCCACGGCTCGCAAGGTCACCAATCGAGCGCTTCCGACTCATCGCAGCTCGGAACCGTCAAAACAACCACAGCAAGCATTGGAAGCCAGAGTTTGATAAGATCGAGAACAACCATCCAAAGTGCAACAAACCAGAGCATGCAATACGACGTGCGTCATTCTGGTGACAGCTCTCGGCCAACCTCAAGCCAACATGCCGATGAGGCTGCGGAAATACGGGCCACCAGACGACGGCATATCCTACAGGAACTTGTTGAGACTGAGTCAGATTATGTACTTGGTCTGAAGGCTCTTATAGGG ATTCTTACAATCTTTGACACAAGGCGCGAGATCTATGACAACATCCAGGAGATCCTCGGAATACATGAATTTTTTTTGACTCAGCTTCAGACGGCATCTCCCATGTCAGTGCCTCAGGCTCAACAGGCAGGTGTCTCTGAGCTTACAGCTCGGGGAATCACCAAGCGTATAGGGAGCATTGATCTGGGAAGTTTAAAGAATCTTCAACAACGATCTTTGAGGACTCGATCACTCAAAGCATCGGTGAATCGGCGCCTCATGGCACTCACTGCAGAACCAACCGAGGGACTAGAGGTTGCCCGTGAGCTTGGAAAATTG GCAATTTCATTTCCTGCGTATGATAAATTCTGCAGCAACTATGAGCTATTGACACAGGACGTTGCTCTCTTACGCCGTTCAATTGCCAACTGGACAATCTATGATCAGGGGATCGAGGCGCTCTCAAAATCGGTTGCGTCTACAGAGCGACGCAGACAAGAGGACAACAAATCAATGACACTAAATGATATGTTAATAAAG CCTATCCAGCGTCTTTGCAAATACCCCCTTGTGCTACAAGATCTGCTTAGGTCTACCCCTGTTAGTGATTGTCCGTCTTCCCATGACGGAATTCAACAAGTTTTGGACAGTATACGGGTGCTGGTAGCACGGATCAACCTGGTAGCTGGAAACCCGATCAACAAAGATCGCATCGACAAGACAATCACTCTACAAGGTAGGGTGGATATCTCGAAGTCG CACGTACTCCAGAGCATATATAAAGATTTGGGCCCATTGGTCATGTGTGGTGTGCTCCATATCACATATCAAACGGCGGAAACCACTCACGGGGAGTTCATGGTCTGTGTGCTTTTTGAACGCTACCTTCTCTTCGCCAAGGGAACTGATGACCAGCGTCGACTGGAAGCAGTGGCCTGTGTCTACCTAGACAATCTCAAGATTGATTCGCTTCAAAATGGACGAG GACTGTATTCCTACGGATGCATATTTTCATGGAAGCTTCTGTTTGAAAATCAAGGGGAGAACTACGAATTCGTTCTCAGTGCATCATCGGCAGCGGAAGAAAAGCAATGGAATACCGAAATTCTCAAAGTGTCCGCCGCTTTGGTCGAAATGGGACATCCCAAGGCGTGGGAGCCAAGAAAACATTCTTTCTTGGCTATTCGACTGTTGCCCCTGGACCATGTTCAATACACAGTGTCTTCTATGGCGCGAAGGTCATCGATGGATTCAACGGCAATCTCCCGCAAGTCCCGCGCTCAACAGGTAGTCATCAAGAAAACGCACTACCCTCGCCACACCGAGGAACCAGTCGCACAGGCTGAAGGCGAGATTGAACGGCCCAAGACATCTGCTGATCACTCCGCATTGACATTGACTGCTCGCCGGATTGACCGCATTCGGCTGGAGCGACTGATCTCGGATGTCTACACTGAAGATCTCCTTCCATCGCCAGGCATGGTTCTTGGCAGGGGTGACCTCTTTCGACGTGGTCCGCTCATGAGACGGCTCAGCCTTCATCCGGGGTTCACCAAACGGTCGAGCTCCGTCGGCACCTTCCAttcaagaagaagatcaaccGATATCCGGTCTGACAGAGAGAACGAAGGAATGGACAAGGAGGCAGTAGACGGCAGCGAGATAGGGGAGAATAAAGGGGAGGATAAGAATGTTGAGAGTGAGTTACCTCGAACACCCACCACTCCTCGGCGGTCCAAGACATTCCTTTTCAGGGGCTCACCCAAAAACCCCGCTTCATCTGTTTCATCACCTCGCAGTGACAAGCGACGAAGCCAGGATGGAAGTGCCGAGTCATCCCCTTCTTCCAAGAAGTGGTCGTCTCCCCAAAAATGGTCATCGAAGAATCTGTTTAGTGCCTTGGCACCCAAGAAAGTGAAAACAACCCGCTCTCACGCTGAATGA
- a CDS encoding protein PRO41, producing MGRLIKNHWGRLIILTAAAYQVVSAIEGFIWPKVFWDFISRNLDAAVAPVPVLQILNLIMGLIGLAWEWPLNPLAGSIPHRSIELRLIIYPLSALFAALLYQGTDPALYYLIGIGVYFWAYSEGEVVCPEPWTLPKRNGSFKA from the exons ATGGGCAGGCTCATCAAGAACCACTGGGGCCGGTTGATCATTCTCACCGCGGCAGCTT ACCAGGTTGTTAGCGCTATTGAGGGCTTCATCTGGCCCAAAGTATTCTGGGACTTTATCTCCAGAAACCTTGATGCGGCCGTCGCCCCGGTGCCCGTTCTCCAAATCCTAAACCTCATCATGGGACTCATCGGCTTAGCCTGGGAATGGCCTCTCAATCCACTTGCTGGCTCAATACCGCACCGTAGCATCGAACTCCGTCTCATCATATACCCCCTCAGCGCTCTCTTCGCGGCGCTTCTTTATCAAGGCACCGATCCTGCATTATATTATTTGATTGGTATCGGTGTCTATTTTTGGGCCTATAGTGAAGGCGAG GTCGTCTGCCCGGAGCCTTGGACCTTGCCGAAACGGAATGGATCATTTAAAGCATAA
- a CDS encoding RNA binding protein, putative, translated as MARGNETASKIFYKGSSDDFIVFVDDLEILQKWKNDRSVPLTEVLNGWKIFVTHSHGAQGVLDTASQAALQNEFGTTKDDECMVKILEGGEYQASTAREREGGKNDSNGSR; from the exons ATGGCCCGTGGAAACGAAACTGCTTCTAAGATTTTCTACAAGGGTAGCTCTGATGACTTTATTGTCTTCGTTGACGACCTTGAGATCCTCCAAAAGTGGAAGAACGATCGCAGCGTTCCCCTTACCGAAGTTCTCAATGGCTGGAAGATTTTCGTGACTCACTC CCACGGAGCTCAGGGTGTCCTCGATACCGCTAGCCAGGCCGCTCTCCAGAATGAATTTGGCACAACTAAAGACGATGAGTGCATGGTCAAGATCCTGGAAGGTGGCGAATATCAGGCCTCCACG GCACGCGAGCGTGAGGGAGGCAAGAATGACTCCAACGGCAGCCGCTAA
- a CDS encoding Nitrilotriacetate monooxygenase component A, putative, whose amino-acid sequence MTDPQPNRQLHLTAFMRPVSLHTGAWRYPGSYPDANFNFKHIAQFAQKLEAAKFDAFFMADHLAVLNMPIEALKRSHTVTSFEPFTLLSALSSVTEKIGLAATASTTYDAPYHVARRFASLDHLSNGRAAWNIVTTGNPESSHNFGFDEHLAHGDRYKRAREFYDVVTGLWDSFADDAFTRNVETGQFLDPARMHVLNHSGDELKVRGPLNIARPPQGWPVIVQAGQSEPGKQLAAETAEVVFCSPKDLESAKALYADIKGRVEKAGRKRAQLKILPAAMIIVGDSKQDAQEKRLRLDSLVHYDSAIASLSIALGVDVSGLDPDSLLPDDLLETNASKTAREAVEILAKKEGLTIRQLAQRYGGYSGLAFLGSPSDIAEELETWLREEASDGFTITFPFLPQGLDEVTERLIPELQRRGLFRKDYTGSTLREHFGLERPENRFFSEES is encoded by the coding sequence ATGACTGACCCACAACCCAACCGCCAGCTGCACCTCACAGCCTTCATGCGGCCTGTTTCGCTGCATACAGGTGCATGGCGTTATCCAGGCTCCTATCCAGATGCCAACTTCAATTTCAAACACATTGCCCAGTTCGCCCAAAAGCTAGAGGCCGCCAAGTTCGATGCCTTCTTCATGGCGGATCACCTGGCCGTGCTGAACATGCCTATCGAAGCTCTCAAGCGCAGTCATACGGTCACTTCCTTCGAGCCTTTTACTCTGCTCTCCGCTCTCTCTTCTGTGACGGAGAAGATCGGACTCGCGGCAACTGCTAGCACGACCTATGACGCGCCGTATCATGTCGCCCGCCGATTTGCCAGTCTCGATCACCTGAGTAATGGGCGAGCGGCGTGGAATATTGTGACGACCGGAAACCCGGAGTCGAGTCATAACTTCGGCTTCGATGAGCATTTGGCCCATGGTGATCGGTATAAGCGTGCCCGTGAATTCTATGATGTCGTCACGGGATTGTGGGACAGTTTCGCCGATGATGCGTTTACTCGGAATGTCGAGACGGGGCAATTCTTGGATCCGGCGAGAATGCATGTGCTGAACCATTCCGGCGATGAGTTGAAGGTTCGCGGGCCGTTGAATATTGCCAGGCCACCGCAGGGGTGGCCGGTTATTGTTCAGGCAGGACAAAGTGAGCCCGGAAAACAGCTTGCAGCGGAGACCGCGGAGGTTGTGTTTTGCAGTCCGAAGGACCTGGAGAGCGCGAAGGCGCTCTATGCGGATATCAAGGGCCGAGTGGAGAAGGCAGGACGGAAGAGAGCTCAGTTGAAGATCTTACCCGCAGCAATGATCATCGTCGGAGATAGCAAGCAAGATGCGCAGGAGAAGAGACTCAGATTGGATAGCCTGGTGCATTACGACAGTGCTATTGCCTCGTTGTCCATCGCACTTGGCGTGGATGTCAGTGGCCTGGATCCGGATAGTTTGCTGCCAGACGACCTCCTCGAAACGAATGCTAGCAAGACGGCCAGAGAGGCGGTGGAAATTctggccaagaaagagggACTGACCATCCGCCAACTTGCGCAACGCTATGGTGGATACTCGGGGCTAGCGTTCCTCGGTTCGCCAAGCGATATCGCTGAGGAGTTGGAGACGTGGTTGCGGGAAGAGGCTTCTGATGGCTTCACGATCACGTTCCCATTCTTGCCACAGGGTCTAGATGAGGTGACGGAGAGACTGATTCCTGAACTTCAGCGAAGAGGCCTTTTCCGCAAGGACTACACTGGCTCGACACTGCGTGAACACTTCGGCCTGGAGAGACCCGAGAATCGATTCTTTAGCGAGGAATCTTAA
- a CDS encoding phosphotransferase enzyme family protein: MNNGSEVCVKLPNPNAGPAHLTVSSEVATRELLRQVFDFPVPRVLSWSSNSAKNLVGAEYIIEERAPGVRLGSVWHQWPRDLKLQLITQVVDLEKKLTSITFDKHEDLHSHNVNDDALKEFCIGPLTTNELWSGTRKDMKLDRGPCEAADIRIPSAVSNVLFCLTGKHPREYTRAMGLNEMAWIKSHARPRMNYYRSSQNRELPTDGVTLLEKFVDVSPYLIPDSNDKSSTSNVLWHPDLHLDNIFVDPKTCQITRVVDWQSACVAPLFYQSAVPRLCRHPRPVREGWVIPERPRDFESLSQDEQKKIDHDLESETIHKYYEAQVFKRAPLHWDVLRQPAIPIIRKPAWLVSGVWENRDLFFLREALLNITAHWNRFFPNTPCPISFDDEEINFHLKEEENINGVGQMLLLFREQAILPVDGMVETEDYDVARENSRKFKDIFIGLAKNEMERELFRNLWPYQESGST, translated from the exons ATGAACAATGGGTCGGAGGTCTGTGTGAAACTTCCGAACCCCAACGCTGGTCCTGCTCATTTGACTGTCTCCTCAGAGGTCGCTACGCGTGAATTG CTTCGCCAAGTTTTTGATTTCCCTGTTCCTCGGGTACTTTCATGGTCTTCCAATTCTGCGAAAAACTTGGTTGGGGCCGAATACATCATCGAGGAAAGGGCCCCTGGCGTACGACTTGGCTCTGTTTGGCATCAGTGGCCACGGGATCTGAAGCTTCAACTCATCACGCAAGTGGTTGACCTGGAGAAGAAGTTGACGTCCATTACCTTTGATAAGCACG AAGACCTACACTCCCACAATGTGAATGATGATGCTCTGAAGGAGTTTTGCATTGGGCCGTTGACCACAAATGAATTGTGGAGTGGGACTAGGAAGGATATGAAGTTGGATCGGGGTCCTTGTGAGGCGGCTGATATTCGAATTCCCTCCGCCGTTTCTAACGTTCTGTTCTGTCTCACAGGGAAACATCCACGTGAATACACTCGTGCAATGGGCCTCAATGAAATGGCCTGGATCAAGTCACATGCACGTCCTCGAATGAATTATTACCGGTCGAGCCAGAACCGAGAGCTTCCTACAGATGGCGTTACGCTTTTGGAGAAATTCGTGGATGTATCACCTTACCTCATCCCCGACTCAAACGACAAATCATCAACTTCCAACGTTCTATGGCATCCAGATCTCCACCTGGATAATATTTTTGTGGATCCAAAAACATGCCAAATCACGCGAGTCGTGGACTGGCAGTCAGCATGCGTTGCGCCACTCTTCTACCAATCTGCTGTTCCTAGATTGTGTAGACATCCTCGACCTGTTAGGGAAGGCTGGGTCATCCCTGAACGACCCAGGGATTTTGAGAGCCTCAGCCAAGATGAACAGAAGAAAATCGATCACGATTTAGAAAGCGAAACGATCCACAAATACTACGAGGCGCAGGTGTTTAAACGTGCGCCGCTGCACTGGGATGTGCTCCGGCAACCAGCAATTCCTATTATCCGCAAACCAGCTTGGCTTGTTAGTGGGGTATGGGAAAACCGTGATCTATTTTTTCTCCGCGAAGCGCTATTGAACATAACCGCGCATTGGAACCGTTTTTTTCCAAACACCCCTTGCCCGATCTCCTTCGATGACGAGGAAATTAATTTCCATCtcaaagaagaggaaaacaTAAATGGAGTTGGACAGATGTTGTTGTTGTTCCGAGAGCAAGCTATTCTCCCTGTGGATGGGATGGTTGAAACGGAAGACTACGACGTCGCTCGCGAGAATAGCCGCAAGTTTAAAGACATCTTTATCGGATTGGCAAAGAACGAAATGGAAAGGGAGTTGTTCAGAAACCTCTGGCCATACCAAGAGTCTGGAAGCACTTGA
- a CDS encoding Protein kinase-like domain — protein MIPSEFDQSARVRGYLRKIIQSPKQYCRPFSKASCVRYSQPYWNSNDEFFEFTRGRFIVDETDDLRRREITCDMNMLVRVAADSVGAAEYISITKYPDGMFNKAFLMTMEDGREVVAKVPNPNAGIAHSTTANWEVSKVLDTPVPHFHAWNSHAEHHPAGAEFIIMDKVEGVPPSQVWSTMPLQQRLNVIIAMTSLQKKWLSVSFSHYGGLYYARDVQLPAGNHYIKDGTAVKDSVFAIGPATGQDWFDASRSGLDIERVPWATLTQYLHAVGTREMKASRSLKPPKQIALFCGPKLYQPDVEKKPTALSLYQKIIDALAPKDTSITNP, from the exons ATGATTCCATCTGAATTTGATCAA TCCGCGCGTGTTCGAGGCTACCTTCGAAAGATAATACAGAGCCCGAAGCAATACTGCCGGCCATTCTCGAAAGCTTCATGCGTGCGCTATTCCCAGCCAT ACTGGAACTCCAACGATGAATTCTTCGAATTCACGCGCGGTCGGTTTATTGTAGACGAGACGGATGATCTCCGAAGGCGAGAGATCACATGTGACATGAACATGCTTGTAAGGGTTGCGGCAGATTCAGTCGGCGCTGCTGAATACATCTCCATCACGAAGTACCCCGACGGCATGTTCAACAAAGCATTCCTCATGACCATGGAGGATGGCCGAGAAGTGGTAGCTAAGGTGCCTAATCCCAATGCTGGCATTGCACACTCTACTACGGCCA ATTGGGAGGTTAGTAAAGTTCTTGACACGCCAGTGCCTCATTTCCACGCGTGGAACTCGCATGCTGAACATCATCCTGCTGGGGCTGAGTTTATCATCATGGATAAAGTCGAGGGTGTCCCGCCGTCTCAAGTCTGGAGCACGATGCCACTACAACAAAGACTCAACGTGATTATTGCCATGACAAGTCTGCAGAAGAAATGGCTAAGCGTTTCATTCTCGCATTATGGAGGCCTGTACTATGCACGAGATGTGCAGTTACCCGCAGGGAACCACTATATCAAGGACGGCACTGCCGTCAAAGATTCAGTGTTTGCTATTGGCCCGGCCACTGGTCAAGACTGGTTTGATGCGAGCCGATCAGGCCTGGATATTGAGAGAGTACCAT GGGCTACCCTAACGCAGTACCTTCATGCAGTCGGAACGCGAGAGATGAAAGCCAGCCGGTCCCTGAAACCACCAAAACAGATTGCCTTATTCTGTGGTCCAAAACTCTACCAACCCGACGTTGAAAAGAAGCCTACTGCTTTATCATTGTACCAAAAGATCATCGATGCTCTTGCCCCAAAGGACACCTCCATCACCAATCCATGA
- a CDS encoding Riboflavin synthase-like beta-barrel — MAAAQDSWWKKADLTVSKILFHLFFWGLHIGIFAIGWYVQASNSNLATLNALSYSVWISRGAGLVLSVDCTLILLPVCRNILRWLRPQIRWLPLDESAWFHRQIAYSMLAFTAIHTAAHYINFYNIEKDHIRPELAVEIHFARASGITGHVMLLCMMLIYTTAHHRIRQQAYETFWYGHHLFIPFMLALYTHATGCFVRDTASPISPFAGRKFWDHCLGYEGWRWELVIGALYLFERLYREIRSRRVTVITKVIRHPYAAMEIQFQKPSMKYKAGQWVFLQVPDVSSTQWHPFTITSCPFDPYLSIHVRQVGDFTRALGDALGCGPAQAKDLEGLDPNGMYEVALQNGQTMPAMRVDGPYGAPAEDVFDNEIAVLIGTGIGVTPWASILKNIWHLRSGPNPPSRLRRVEFIWVCKDTSSFEWFQALLSSLEAQSANAAASEGSAEFLRIHTYLTQRLDADTAANIYLNSVGQALDPLTELKSRTNFGRPDFKRLFTAMRLGLLDQSYMAGLHSAATTDIGVYFCGPNTAAMQISVAAKSSSTKDVRFKFWKEHF, encoded by the exons ATGGCCGCAGCGCAAGATTCCTGGTGGAAGAAAGCGGACTTAACCGTTTCCAAGATCTTGTTTCATTTGTTCTTCTGGGGTCTACATATTGGTATTTTTGCTATAGGATG GTATGTTCAGgcatcaaattcaaatttGGCGACACTCAATGCTCTGAGCTACTCGGTCTGGATATCACGAGGCGCAGGTCTCGTCCTTTCGGTTGATTGTACTTTGATCTTACTTCCCGTTTGCCGAAACATCCTTCGATGGTTGAGACCTCAGATCAGATGGTTGCCACTCGATGAGTCGGCCTGGTTCCATCGGCAAATAGCCTACTCTATGCTAGCTTTCACAGCCATTCACACCGCTGCCCACTACATCAA TTTCTACAACATCGAAAAGGATCATATCCGCCCAGAGCTTGCAGTTGAGATCCATTTTGCTCGCGCAAGTGGTATCACTGGCCATGTCATGCTCCTGTGCATGATGCTCATCTATACCACCGCCCACCACCGTATTCGCCAGCAAGCATATGAAACCTTTTGGTATGGGCATCACCTTTTTATTCCGTTTATGCTGGCACTATACACGCATGCCACTGGGTGTTTTGTGCGAGATACTGCCAGCCCTATCTCTCCTTTCGCAGGACGAAAGTTCTGGGATCATTGCCTTGGCTATGAAGGGTGGAGATGGGAGTTGGTCATCGGAGCTTTGTATCTCTTCGAGCGACTTTACAGGGAGATTCGATCCCGGCGCGTGACGGTCATCACAAAAGTCATCCGTCATCCTTATG CCGCCATGGAGATCCAGTTCCAAAAACCAAGCATGAAGTACAAAGCCGGACAATGGGTGTTCCTTCAAGTGCCTGATGTCTCCAGTACTCAATGGCATCCGTTCACCATTACATCCTGCCCCTTCGATCCATATCTCAGCATCCACGTCCGTCAAGTCGGAGATTTCACCCGAGCACTCGGAGATGCACTCGGTTGTGGTCCCGCCCAAGCCAAAGACCTGGAAGGCCTCGACCCCAACGGCATGTACGAAGTTGCTCTGCAGAACGGACAGACCATGCCCGCAATGCGCGTGGATGGACCATATGGAGCCCCCGCAGAAGATGTGTTTGACAACGAAATCGCTGTGCTTATCGGCACCGGAATCGGAGTCACACCCTGGGCATCAATTCTCAAGAACATTTGGCATCTCCGCTCAGGTCCCAACCCTCCTAGCCGGCTACGACGTGTCGAGTTCATCTGGGTCTGTAAAGATACCTCATCATTTGAATGGTTCCAAGCTCTGCTATCTTCTCTCGAAGCCCAATCCGCCAACGCGGCTGCTAGCGAGGGAAGTGCTGAGTTTTTGCGTATCCATACCTATCTCACACAGCGCCTTGACGCTGACACCGCTGCAAACATCTACCTCAACTCTGTTGGACAGGCTCTCGACCCTCTCACCGAGTTAAAGAGTCGGACGAACTTTGGTCGTCCGGACTTTAAGCGGCTTTTTACCGCCATGCGGCTTGGCTTGCTGGACCAATCTTACATGGCTGGTCTGCATAGTGCTGCTACCACCGATATCGGTGTATATTTCTGTGGTCCTAATACTGCTGCCATGCAGATCAGCGTTGCGGCCAAATCTTCATCAACAAAGGACGTCCGGTTTAAATTCTGGAAGGAACACTTCTAG
- a CDS encoding kinase-like domain-containing protein yields the protein MDWQSCHISPPTNHNLDPAFLDWDGLDPEMLDLAPKPTLTRLSSEERSAALREYSLQNLFIGWRTLMQTNNPDLYRAVEFRKTAAYGLIFLAHHMFEYGEAHFLSLLVDLKDTWTELPGITSEIPFPFDFSETDLERIKLDSDDAVAGTELVSEVKEKIGDLWPDKGFIEYEQCEDCKAALDEVKDQILEQLAESEEEKAEYKRYWPFE from the coding sequence ATGGACTGGCAGTCTTGCCACATCTCACCACCCACAAACCATAATCTCGATCCAGCTTTCCTCGACTGGGATGGCCTTGATCCTGAGATGCTTGACCTAGCACCAAAGCCGACGCTGACTAGGCTTTCCTCTGAAGAACGGTCAGCAGCTTTGCGCGAATACAGCCTTCAAAACCTGTTCATTGGATGGCGAACACTTATGCAGACCAACAATCCAGACTTGTATCGGGCAGTCGAATTTCGAAAGACGGCAGCGTATGGACTGATTTTTCTTGCACACCACATGTTTGAATACGGCGAAGCGCACTTCTTATCGCTTCTGGTTGATCTGAAAGATACATGGACAGAACTACCTGGCATAACTAGCGAGATTCCATTCCCATTTGACTTTTCCGAAACAGATCTTGAGCGCATCAAGCTAGATAGCGATGACGCGGTAGCAGGAACTGAGCTTGTGTCCGAGGTAAAGGAGAAAATTGGTGATTTGTGGCCAGACAAAGGCTTTATCGAATACGAGCAATGCGAAGATTGCAAAGCTGCACTCGACGAAGTCAAAGATCAGATACTGGAGCAATTGGCTGAGagcgaagaggaaaaagCTGAATACAAGCGTTATTGGCCATTTGAATGA